In bacterium, one DNA window encodes the following:
- the pstB gene encoding phosphate ABC transporter ATP-binding protein → MQKSERVSTPYIPAEPGFTTRMEAIGLNAWYGKTQALFNVTLSIPKNKVLAIIGPSGCGKSTFLRSLNRMHEEVGGTITGSIHLDGQDIMGNDPVLLRRKVGMVFQKPNPFPTMSVEENVVAGLRLNGMRNRKELSRIAEESLRKVALWDEVKDVLNKPGNSISGGQQQRLCIARTLAVEPEVILMDEPASALDPISTMKIEELIDELKEKYTIVIVTHNMQQAARISDYTAFFYMGKLIEVDKTSKIFTDPTHRQTEDYVTGSFG, encoded by the coding sequence ATGCAGAAAAGCGAACGGGTCAGTACTCCTTACATCCCGGCGGAGCCGGGCTTCACCACGCGAATGGAAGCCATCGGGCTCAATGCGTGGTACGGGAAAACGCAGGCACTCTTCAACGTGACGCTCAGCATTCCGAAGAACAAGGTGCTGGCAATCATCGGGCCGTCGGGTTGCGGGAAGTCCACGTTTCTGCGATCCCTGAACCGCATGCACGAAGAGGTTGGAGGCACGATCACCGGCAGCATTCATCTTGATGGCCAGGACATCATGGGTAACGACCCTGTGCTGCTGCGCCGCAAGGTGGGGATGGTGTTCCAGAAACCAAATCCTTTTCCCACCATGTCGGTCGAGGAAAACGTCGTTGCAGGATTGCGGCTCAACGGGATGCGCAATAGAAAAGAACTCTCACGCATCGCCGAAGAATCGCTGCGGAAGGTTGCGCTGTGGGATGAGGTGAAAGATGTTCTCAACAAGCCGGGGAATTCCATTTCCGGTGGACAGCAGCAGCGCCTGTGTATTGCACGGACGCTGGCCGTGGAGCCGGAGGTGATTCTTATGGACGAACCTGCATCCGCGCTCGATCCGATTTCCACAATGAAGATCGAAGAGCTGATCGATGAACTCAAGGAGAAATACACCATCGTCATCGTCACGCACAATATGCAGCAGGCAGCACGTATCAGCGACTACACCGCGTTTTTCTATATGGGGAAGCTCATCGAAGTGGATAAAACGTCGAAGATCTTCACCGATCCTACGCATCGGCAGACGGAAGACTACGTGACCGGCAGCTTCGGCTGA